A window of Candidatus Falkowbacteria bacterium genomic DNA:
TATTCTTCTCCATCAACAAAGCATCATAAACCGATTTACCGGGCTCGAAACTAATTTGCAATTTTAATTTATCAACGATGATCGTCGCCGAAATATTATTTACAACTTTTTGTGGTTTATCTTCCTTAGCTACTGAGGCCGCGACTTCTTTATTTTCTAAAAGTTCTGACTTTTGAGCCGCTTCATTAACAACATTTGGCTTAACCACATTATCAGGCCTATCTTTAATAACAAAAAATATTAAAACAAAAGCGGTTAATAAGTAAGTGACGGATATAATATAGCGTAATTTTTTCTTCATAATTTTCTAAACAAAAAATGCCTCCTTCCAAGAAGGGGCACTGCATGCCTAAGGCTAAAAACCTTATTTTTCCTGCTCGGGAGATACTCATGATTGGTAGTCGGACTTTAACCGTAGCGGCACTGTGGAGGAATTTCACCTCTCTTCCCCAAGCATGATATTTGATTGTAGAAACAATATACAACTAAAAATAAAAATAAGCAAATACCCCCTCTCCATTAAATATGGAGAGGGGAAGGGGGTAAGGTCTAATAAATAAAAAGAGGAAGTTTTTTAAACTTCCTCAGCAAACTAGCCTTATTTGTTTTTTGTGCAACAACGAAAGGGAAATGACACAGTAAGAACTGTTAAAACTATAAGTAATTTAAATCCAAAGAACAATTCAATGATAGTTTCTTTTACTAAATTTTTCATTATTTAATCCTTTTTGTTTTAATTTTTTAGATAAATTTAATTTTACTGCTTAATAGATATACCACAAAAAGCCAAATGCCATAGAATACCATTCATCATAATGTCGAACCACGTACCATGGCTTAAAGAAGAAATATATCTTTATATTTTTTTCAGGATTTTTTACAGACATCCTCGAGCGCGCTGGTTTTAATGTTTGATCAAGCTTGATAATTTCTCCACAACCATCAGGCTCACTGGAAATATATTCATCATTAAGAATATACCAATAATTTCTAGTCATAATCTTTACCGCCAAATCATGACCCATTTCTATAGACTTAATAAGTTTTACATTTTCATTTTCTCTATCCTTGAACCCTTGAATACTTCCTTTCAGAGAAGTTATATATAGAAATGAAATAATCACAACTATTATTACCGCAGCAATTGACCAGGTTGTTAATAAAACTTTGTACATTCTTTCTCCTTGTGAGTTATTAACTCTTTTTAATTCATTATTTTTAGTTTGTTGTAAGGCGTCAGCATAGATTTGCTTATCAATATCGCTTACACCCTCTGAATATTTCTGGAACATTCGCCCCACGGCATAGAGGTGCTGTTTATAATCCGCAACCCCATCTCTGTTTTTATC
This region includes:
- a CDS encoding DUF4430 domain-containing protein, which produces MKKKLRYIISVTYLLTAFVLIFFVIKDRPDNVVKPNVVNEAAQKSELLENKEVAASVAKEDKPQKVVNNISATIIVDKLKLQISFEPGKSVYDALLMEKNKGKLEMLTKEFSGMGFFVSSIGGLKEADNKHLIYFVNGKSPNVGISSYILKDKDVVEWQLK